In Erigeron canadensis isolate Cc75 chromosome 1, C_canadensis_v1, whole genome shotgun sequence, a single window of DNA contains:
- the LOC122592291 gene encoding GDSL esterase/lipase 6-like yields MGRLPHLILFLGIYLAVLALVDANVKSVFVFGDSQFDPGNNKYIKDCGVQANFTPYGSSFFHTPTGRFTNGRTVVDFIAQYMGIKFQKPFQEVHQRLQKRSRKGILIPANGINFASAGSGLLPTTNDYEKVTTIQVQLQQFQGLIKHNHLHKKQIAKSIYLVASGSNDIFSYYFLPQTTNLTKQEYVHAMLQETSNFVDKIYKLGARRIAIFPIGPMGCIPGRVLINKAPINRCSGIVNNMCKYYNVGLKRLISSIPRKYPGAIGVCGEVYNNVQKLRANPKLYGFSNVSEACCGGGPLNGMLQCGSPNYKLCKNPNEYFYWDFFHPSERTYRLFAKMLWAGGKKEIWPINLKTLAHITLPFS; encoded by the exons ATGGGGAGATTGCCACATTTGATCCTTTTCCTCGGTATATATCTTGCAGTTTTAGCATTGGTCGATGCGAATGTTAAATCTGTTTTTGTGTTTGGAGACTCCCAATTTGATCCAGGGAACAATAAATATATCAAGGATTGCGGTGTTCAGGCTAACTTTACACCTTATGGCTCGAGTTTCTTTCACACTCCAACAGGACGATTCACAAATGGTCGAACAGTTGTTGATTTCATTG CACAATACATGGGTATCAAGTTCCAAAAACCATTTCAAGAGGTACACCAACGATTACAAAAAAGAAGCCGGAAAGGTATTCTCATTCCCGCTAACGGAATCAACTTTGCTAGTGCCGGAAGTGGACTGTTGCCAACTACAAATGATTACGAG AAAGTGACAACAATCCAAGTCCAGCTACAACAATTCCAAGGCCTAATTAAGCACAATCATTTGCACAAGAAGCAAATCGCGAAATCCATATATTTAGTGGCATCGGGTTCAAAtgatatttttagttattaCTTTTTACCACAAACAACCAACTTAACCAAGCAAGAATATGTACATGCCATGTTACAAGAAACATCAAACTTCGTTGACAAAATTTACAAGCTTGGGGCTCGTCGTATCGCTATTTTTCCAATAGGTCCTATGGGGTGTATTCCCGGCAGAGTCCTCATAAATAAAGCACCTATTAACCGATGCTCTGGAATAGTTAACAACATGTGTAAATATTACAATGTTGGCTTGAAACGTTTGATAAgcagtataccaagaaagtacCCCGGTGCAATTGGCGTTTGTGGAGAAGTGTATAACAATGTACAAAAGTTGCGTGCTAACCCAAAACTTTACG GTTTTTCCAATGTAAGTGAAGCATGCTGTGGGGGTGGACCTCTAAATGGAATGTTGCAATGTGGTTCACCAAATTACAAGTTGTGCAAGAACCCTAATGAGTACTTTTACTGGGATTTTTTTCATCCCTCTGAACGTACTTATCGACTATTTGCCAAGATGTTATGGGCTGGAGGCAAAAAAGAAATATGGCCCATTAATCTAAAGACTTTGGCTCATATTACCTTACCATTCTCTTGA
- the LOC122603127 gene encoding lysM domain-containing GPI-anchored protein 1-like, which produces MKKPTTIIHHHLLTTTIFILTLTTPLTTPKSTIEPCSTNDSCTSLLGYTLYTDLKVSELASLFQIDPYALLSSNSIDFTQSSNDVVSHILPSQLFLQIPITCSCTDGIRKSVSTHYKTRPSDTLSNIADSVFGGLVSADQIKEANDVDEDVGSVIDVGKNLVVPLPCTCFNGTDNNVPAVYLSYVVKNVDTLAGIAARYKTTVTDLMGVNALGNAAIEEGDILAIPLSACASNFPRYASDYALSVPNGAYAVTADHCVECSCTAGGRLYCQPASLSVSCSSMQCKGSNLMLGNVTAQQTSAGCNVTSCGYGGFVNGTIITALSNSLQPRCPGPQQVPPLMPPPTMVSPNMGYAPAPSPFQLGGAPMGGLPGSTIPSTGSSIVLPPASGPSLSFSAACTLVTPLSSFSLAIALALFVKVAHPFL; this is translated from the exons atgaaaaaacccaCCAccataatccaccaccacctactcaccaccaccatcttcaTCCTAACCCTAACCACACCCCTCACCACACCCAAGTCCACCATCGAGCCATGTTCAACCAACGACTCATGCACCTCACTTCTCGGCTACACCCTCTACACTGACCTCAAAGTCTCCGAACTCGCATCCTTATTCCAAATCGACCCATACGCCCTTTTATCATCAAACTCAATCGACTTCACTCAATCATCAAACGACGTCGTTTCACACATCTTACCATCTCAGCTCTTTTTACAAATACCCATCACTTGTTCTTGCACTGACGGTATACGTAAATCTGTATCTACACATTACAAGACCCGACCGTCTGATACTCTGTCCAACATTGCTGATTCCGTTTTTGGTGGGCTTGTGTCGGCTGACCAGATTAAGGAAGCGAATGATGTGGATGAGGATGTTGGAAGTGTGATTGATGTTGGGAAGAATTTGGTTGTGCCGTTGCCTTGTACTTGTTTTAATGGTACGGACAATAATGTGCCGGCGGTTTATTTGTCCTACGTTGTTAAGAATGTGGACACGTTGGCGGGGATTGCGGCGAGATATAAAACAACGGTGACGGATCTGATGGGTGTGAATGCTTTGGGGAATGCTGCTATTGAAGAGGGTGATATTCTTGCTATTCCTTTATCAG CTTGTGCTTCAAACTTCCCACGTTATGCATCAGACTATGCATTATCCGTACCCAATGGAGCCTATGCTGTCACTGCGGATCATTGTGTTGAATGTAGTTGCACAGCAGGGGGCAG GTTGTATTGCCAACCAGCTTCATTATCAGTTTCTTGTTCGAGTATGCAATGCAAAGGTAGCAACCTTATGCTCGGAAATGTTACAGCTCAGCAGACTAGTGCTGGCTGCAACGTCACATCTTGTGGTTATGGTGGCTTTGTCAACGGAACAATAATCACTGC GTTGTCAAATTCTCTCCAACCACGGTGCCCAG GGCCACAACAGGTTCCACCACTAATGCCACCACCAACCATGGTTAGCCCAAACATGGGGTATGCTCCAGCCCCTTCGCCTTTCCAACTCGGTGGTGCACCAATGGGCGGTCTTCCAGGCTCAACAATTCCATCAACTGGCTCAAGCATAGTACTCCCTCCTGCAAGTGGTCCTAGTTTAAGTTTCTCGGCTGCGTGCACCTTGGTGACCCCGTTGTCCAGTTTCTCACTAGCCATAGCTCTAGCTTTGTTTGTCAAGGTGGCACATCCATTCTTGTAG